The proteins below come from a single Pseudocalidococcus azoricus BACA0444 genomic window:
- the efeO gene encoding iron uptake system protein EfeO, protein MTRKTKLWLGVGTYVLTGITPVLQLPLDAALSPAMAQSAPVVVDPCRKGLGGEGSRGGSEGGEGGEGGTSASQPATLNPAIQPQELQQAVDQYKAYVLAETNRLLTDSQVFTERVMAGDLAGAQAMYAPSRLGWERIEPIAESFAEFDRSIDARVDDFKGEDDPEFTGFHRIEMGLFKYNTTKGYEGFAQKLMTDLEGLKTCIVALEIDPRDMVRGTSELIEEVAQGKITGEEERYSRTDFWAFQANVEGSQKIVEILRPLIQRVNPTILGEIDQDFAAVNQVLAKYALPGGGFKSYDQLTPQDKQRLQADLARLAENLAKLRGVIGV, encoded by the coding sequence ATGACTCGAAAAACAAAACTATGGTTGGGAGTCGGAACCTATGTATTGACGGGGATCACACCCGTTCTGCAACTGCCCCTAGATGCCGCCCTCTCTCCAGCAATGGCTCAATCAGCCCCAGTCGTGGTTGATCCCTGTCGCAAGGGCCTGGGTGGTGAAGGAAGCCGAGGGGGTAGTGAGGGGGGAGAAGGAGGTGAGGGGGGGACATCTGCCAGTCAGCCAGCGACCCTTAATCCCGCCATTCAGCCCCAAGAATTGCAGCAAGCGGTAGATCAATATAAAGCCTATGTTTTGGCAGAAACCAATCGCCTCCTCACGGATAGTCAGGTTTTTACGGAGCGGGTGATGGCTGGAGACTTAGCCGGAGCCCAGGCCATGTATGCCCCCTCCCGTTTGGGGTGGGAACGGATTGAGCCGATTGCTGAGTCCTTTGCTGAGTTTGATCGCTCCATTGATGCGCGAGTGGATGATTTTAAGGGTGAAGATGATCCAGAGTTTACTGGCTTTCACCGGATTGAGATGGGCCTATTTAAGTACAACACCACCAAAGGCTATGAAGGTTTCGCGCAGAAGCTCATGACCGACTTAGAGGGGTTAAAAACCTGTATTGTCGCCCTTGAGATTGACCCCAGGGATATGGTGCGGGGGACATCAGAGCTAATTGAAGAAGTCGCCCAAGGCAAAATTACGGGCGAAGAAGAACGCTATAGTCGCACAGACTTTTGGGCGTTCCAGGCCAATGTGGAGGGATCGCAAAAAATTGTTGAGATTCTCCGGCCGCTGATTCAACGGGTTAACCCAACGATTCTTGGGGAAATTGATCAAGACTTTGCAGCGGTCAATCAGGTTTTAGCCAAATATGCTCTCCCTGGGGGTGGCTTTAAGAGCTATGACCAGTTAACCCCCCAAGATAAGCAACGGCTCCAAGCGGATCTGGCTCGGCTGGCAGAAAACCTAGCAAAATTACGGGGGGTTATTGGTGTCTAA
- a CDS encoding Fe2+-dependent dioxygenase: MIINLANVLSEHELESINLQLAAGEFVSGATTAGWYARLVKNNTQLSSQAPAQENLEAMVKTALNRHELFQMAALPKTLSPILFSRYGPGMHYGLHVDNAIMGESLPLRSDLAFTLFLSSPASYGGGELVIETHQGEQAIKLDINQMVLYPASTLHRVEPIRTGVRLAAIGWVQSLVRDASYREILFDLDTVRRAMFGKEGKTPEFDLLTKTHANLLRQWAEL, encoded by the coding sequence ATGATAATTAATCTTGCTAATGTGCTTTCAGAGCATGAGCTAGAGTCAATAAATTTGCAACTTGCAGCGGGGGAATTTGTCAGTGGTGCGACGACAGCAGGCTGGTATGCCCGTTTGGTTAAAAATAATACCCAACTCTCTAGTCAGGCCCCGGCCCAAGAAAATCTCGAGGCCATGGTTAAAACAGCCCTGAATCGCCATGAGCTTTTTCAAATGGCTGCCTTGCCGAAAACCCTTAGCCCAATTTTGTTTAGCCGTTACGGGCCGGGAATGCACTATGGTCTCCATGTGGATAATGCCATCATGGGAGAGTCTTTGCCCCTGCGATCGGACTTAGCGTTTACCCTTTTCCTCAGTTCTCCCGCTAGCTATGGGGGCGGTGAGTTGGTGATTGAAACCCATCAGGGGGAACAGGCCATTAAGTTAGACATCAATCAAATGGTGCTTTATCCCGCCTCAACTCTCCACCGCGTCGAACCCATTCGCACAGGAGTTAGGTTGGCGGCCATTGGCTGGGTCCAAAGTTTAGTCCGAGATGCCAGTTACCGGGAAATTTTATTTGATTTGGATACAGTGCGGCGGGCCATGTTTGGGAAAGAGGGCAAAACTCCAGAATTTGATCTCCTGACCAAAACCCATGCTAATCTCCTCCGCCAGTGGGCAGAACTTTAA
- the gcvP gene encoding aminomethyl-transferring glycine dehydrogenase codes for MTQAVPHRQRHSLDLEQLISLNSGSFIPRHIGPTQADVAAMLAVVSPNQGLSLADLISTTIPADIYHQANLNLPPAESEAQALVELKTIAAKNQVWRSFIGLGYHNCITPPVIQRNILENPGWYTQYTPYQAEVAQGRLEALFNFQTLVSDLTGLEIANASLLDEATAAAEAMSLSAGISKHKNCHRFFVDANCHPQTIAVIQTRANPLGIEVVVGDPETEDFTVPTFGLVLQYPGSDGRVCDYRAVIAKAKAQGVIVTVATDLLALTLLTPPGELGADIAVGSSQRFGVPLGYGGPHAAFFATKDAYKRQIPGRIVGLSHDVTGQPAYRLALQTREQHIRREKATSNICTAQVLLAVMASMYGVYHGPQGLKNIASRVHGLTQVLAKALHRARYQLVHQQFFDTIQVAVTPEALGLIKQRAENTEINLNYTQATVGISLDETTTLKDIQTLIQIFAPEHNIDVEALILEIKDWAWDEALTRKTPYLTQPVFNSYHSEHELLRYIHRLQAKDLSLTTSMIPLGSCTMKLNATAEMIPVTWPEFGQIHPFAPLTQTQGYQQLFSELETMLAEITGFAGVSLQPNAGSQGEYAGLLVIRAYHHHRHEPQRNICLIPTSAHGTNPASAVMAGMTVVTVNCDDQGNIDVADLTAKADKYQANLAALMITYPSTHGVFETEIRHICQIIHQYGGQVYLDGANMNAMVGLCRPGDFGADVCHLNLHKTFCIPHGGGGPGVGPIGVAAHLVPFLPGHPFLTEAQAQHLGPVTAGAWGSASILPISWMYIKMMGAEGLTQATKIAILNANYIASRLAPYYPILYTGAKGRVAHECILDLRPLKKSAGIEVEDIAKRLMDYGFHAPTVSWPVAGTMMVEPTESESQAELDRFCEAMIAIRAEIAEIETGIADRTNNPLKNAPHPASVITSDLWDRPYSRAKAAYPAPWTKDYKFWPAVSRIDNAYGDRNLVCTCAPMSDYSVTQTVLRE; via the coding sequence ATGACACAAGCGGTTCCCCACAGGCAGCGGCATTCTTTGGATCTAGAACAGTTAATCAGTTTAAATTCCGGTTCCTTTATCCCCCGCCACATTGGCCCAACCCAGGCAGATGTTGCCGCAATGCTGGCTGTAGTGAGTCCCAATCAAGGCTTGAGTCTAGCTGATTTAATTTCCACAACCATCCCCGCTGATATTTACCACCAGGCCAACCTGAATCTACCCCCGGCCGAAAGTGAAGCCCAGGCCTTGGTAGAACTCAAAACCATCGCGGCAAAAAATCAGGTGTGGCGGTCATTCATTGGCCTGGGGTATCACAACTGCATTACGCCGCCAGTCATTCAACGTAACATCCTCGAAAATCCCGGTTGGTACACCCAATACACCCCCTACCAGGCCGAGGTTGCCCAAGGTCGCTTAGAAGCCCTGTTTAATTTTCAGACGCTTGTTTCAGATTTAACCGGCCTGGAAATTGCCAATGCCTCCCTCTTGGATGAAGCCACCGCCGCCGCCGAAGCCATGAGTTTAAGTGCTGGGATTTCCAAACATAAAAACTGTCACCGCTTTTTTGTCGATGCGAATTGTCATCCCCAAACCATTGCCGTGATTCAAACCCGGGCGAATCCCTTGGGCATTGAAGTAGTTGTGGGCGATCCGGAAACTGAAGATTTTACGGTTCCCACCTTTGGCCTGGTGCTGCAATATCCGGGCAGTGATGGGCGAGTCTGTGATTATCGTGCCGTGATTGCCAAAGCCAAAGCTCAAGGCGTAATTGTGACGGTGGCGACGGATCTCTTAGCCTTAACCCTTTTGACTCCTCCCGGTGAATTAGGGGCTGACATTGCCGTGGGCAGTTCGCAGCGGTTTGGAGTGCCTTTAGGGTATGGCGGGCCTCATGCTGCCTTTTTTGCTACGAAAGATGCCTACAAGCGGCAAATTCCGGGCCGGATTGTCGGACTTTCCCATGATGTGACGGGGCAACCCGCTTATCGTTTAGCCCTCCAAACCCGCGAGCAACATATCCGCCGGGAAAAAGCCACCAGTAATATCTGCACGGCCCAGGTTTTATTGGCGGTGATGGCCAGTATGTATGGGGTGTATCACGGGCCCCAAGGCTTAAAAAATATTGCCAGTCGGGTGCATGGACTCACGCAAGTTTTAGCTAAAGCTCTCCACCGGGCCAGGTATCAGCTAGTCCATCAGCAGTTTTTTGACACGATTCAAGTTGCTGTGACTCCTGAAGCTCTGGGATTGATTAAACAACGGGCCGAAAACACTGAAATTAACTTGAACTATACCCAGGCCACGGTTGGCATCAGCTTAGATGAAACGACAACACTTAAGGATATTCAAACCCTCATCCAGATTTTTGCTCCAGAACATAACATTGATGTAGAGGCGTTGATTTTAGAGATCAAGGACTGGGCCTGGGATGAGGCGTTAACTCGGAAAACTCCCTATCTAACCCAACCCGTCTTTAACAGCTACCACTCTGAACACGAACTGTTACGCTACATTCATCGCCTCCAGGCCAAGGATTTATCCTTAACGACCTCGATGATTCCTTTGGGGTCTTGCACGATGAAACTCAACGCCACTGCGGAGATGATTCCCGTTACTTGGCCGGAGTTTGGTCAAATCCATCCCTTTGCCCCTTTAACCCAGACCCAAGGCTATCAACAGCTTTTCTCAGAATTGGAAACCATGCTGGCGGAAATTACTGGATTTGCCGGAGTTTCACTGCAACCCAATGCCGGATCCCAAGGGGAATATGCCGGACTTTTGGTAATTCGGGCCTATCATCACCACCGCCATGAACCCCAGCGCAACATTTGTCTGATTCCCACCTCAGCCCACGGAACCAACCCCGCCAGTGCTGTCATGGCCGGAATGACTGTTGTGACGGTGAATTGTGATGACCAGGGCAATATTGATGTGGCTGATCTGACCGCAAAGGCCGACAAATACCAGGCCAATCTGGCAGCCTTAATGATTACCTATCCTTCGACTCATGGGGTGTTTGAAACCGAAATCCGTCACATTTGCCAAATCATTCATCAGTATGGCGGTCAGGTCTATCTCGATGGGGCCAATATGAATGCGATGGTGGGCCTGTGTCGGCCGGGGGATTTTGGCGCGGATGTTTGCCATCTCAACCTGCACAAAACCTTCTGTATTCCCCATGGGGGCGGTGGGCCTGGGGTGGGGCCGATTGGGGTGGCTGCCCATTTAGTTCCGTTTTTACCCGGTCATCCCTTTTTGACTGAAGCTCAAGCACAACATTTGGGGCCGGTGACCGCCGGGGCCTGGGGAAGTGCCAGTATTCTGCCCATTTCCTGGATGTATATCAAGATGATGGGGGCTGAAGGCCTAACTCAAGCGACAAAAATTGCCATCCTCAACGCCAACTACATCGCCAGCCGTTTAGCCCCCTATTACCCGATTCTTTATACCGGAGCCAAGGGTCGGGTTGCCCACGAATGTATTTTGGATTTGCGCCCCCTGAAAAAGTCCGCCGGGATTGAAGTCGAGGATATTGCCAAGCGGTTGATGGACTATGGCTTTCATGCTCCCACCGTTTCTTGGCCTGTCGCTGGCACGATGATGGTTGAACCGACAGAAAGTGAATCCCAGGCCGAGTTGGATCGGTTTTGTGAGGCGATGATTGCGATCCGGGCGGAAATTGCAGAAATTGAAACTGGAATTGCCGACCGTACTAATAACCCCCTGAAAAATGCTCCCCATCCTGCCTCAGTGATCACCTCAGATCTTTGGGATCGCCCCTACAGTCGGGCAAAAGCCGCCTACCCGGCCCCTTGGACAAAAGACTATAAATTCTGGCCGGCTGTGAGTCGGATTGATAATGCCTATGGGGATCGGAATTTGGTCTGTACCTGCGCCCCAATGAGTGACTATAGCGTTACGCAGACTGTTCTGAGAGAGTAG
- a CDS encoding thylakoid membrane photosystem I accumulation factor, with product MTFPWQFPQLSSHLHRCTRAIMTLLLCVVIWGIASINHPAWAGLTDDHFDGNIFALYGGNGSLVPPRVTLAQSLQRPQPTLLVYYINDSSDCKAYTTVVSQLQAYYGRAADFIPIDVDSIPPQDSYSASEPGYYYQGLVPQTVLLDATGKIVFNQAGNIDFAVVDDQFREVFNLLPRAQSLELKPRPVNEINVELSGRS from the coding sequence ATGACGTTTCCCTGGCAATTTCCACAACTTTCATCCCACTTGCATAGATGCACCAGAGCCATCATGACCCTACTCCTTTGTGTTGTGATTTGGGGAATAGCAAGCATCAATCACCCGGCCTGGGCTGGCCTAACCGATGATCATTTTGACGGAAATATTTTTGCCCTCTACGGTGGAAATGGCTCCCTTGTTCCGCCCCGCGTCACCTTAGCCCAATCCCTCCAACGTCCTCAACCCACCTTACTGGTTTATTACATCAATGACAGTAGTGATTGTAAAGCCTATACTACGGTGGTTTCCCAACTCCAGGCCTACTATGGGCGGGCTGCTGACTTTATCCCGATTGATGTGGATTCAATTCCCCCCCAAGATAGCTATAGTGCCAGCGAACCGGGCTATTACTACCAAGGCCTGGTTCCCCAAACTGTGTTACTAGATGCCACAGGCAAAATAGTATTCAACCAGGCCGGTAACATTGACTTTGCCGTGGTTGATGACCAGTTTCGGGAAGTCTTTAATTTATTGCCCCGCGCCCAATCCTTAGAGCTAAAACCCCGTCCAGTTAACGAAATCAATGTTGAACTTTCAGGGCGTAGCTAA
- a CDS encoding orange carotenoid-binding protein, which produces MPYTVDSARGIFSKTLAADIVPATIARFNQLSIEDQLAWIWFAYLEMGKTVTIAAPGAARMQFAEPILAQIRQMSFQEQTQVMFDLANHADTPICRTYATWSVNIKLGFWFQLGQWMEQGIVAPIPAGYQLSANAAAVLQTLREADSGQQITILRNSVVDMGFDINKLGTYTRIAEPLEAPKDVSQRSQVKIEGVNNPVVLAYMNNLNANDFDTLIGLFAEGSALQPPFQRPIVGKDAILRFFKEDCQNLVLLPERGVIEPADEGYTQIKITGKVQTPWFGAGVGMNIAWRFLLTPENKIFFVAIDLLASPKELLNLSR; this is translated from the coding sequence ATGCCATATACAGTTGATTCAGCCCGAGGCATTTTTTCAAAAACACTCGCTGCTGATATTGTGCCAGCTACGATTGCTCGGTTTAATCAGCTCAGCATCGAAGATCAACTCGCATGGATTTGGTTTGCCTATCTGGAAATGGGTAAAACAGTCACCATTGCTGCTCCTGGGGCTGCCAGAATGCAATTTGCCGAGCCAATCTTAGCCCAAATCCGGCAAATGTCTTTTCAGGAACAAACCCAAGTGATGTTTGATCTAGCCAACCATGCAGATACGCCCATCTGCCGCACCTATGCTACTTGGTCAGTGAATATCAAGCTAGGCTTCTGGTTTCAACTGGGTCAATGGATGGAGCAAGGCATTGTCGCCCCAATTCCAGCCGGGTATCAACTTTCTGCCAATGCTGCAGCCGTGTTGCAAACCCTCAGGGAGGCCGATTCTGGCCAGCAGATTACGATTTTACGCAATTCCGTGGTTGATATGGGTTTTGATATCAATAAACTCGGAACCTATACACGGATTGCTGAGCCACTTGAGGCCCCCAAAGATGTATCCCAGCGCAGCCAAGTCAAAATTGAGGGGGTGAATAATCCTGTCGTTTTGGCTTACATGAACAACCTCAATGCCAATGACTTTGACACATTGATCGGCCTGTTTGCTGAAGGCAGTGCCCTACAACCCCCCTTCCAACGTCCGATTGTGGGGAAAGATGCCATTCTCCGGTTCTTTAAGGAAGACTGTCAAAACCTAGTCCTACTTCCAGAACGAGGCGTTATTGAACCAGCAGACGAGGGTTATACCCAAATCAAAATCACGGGAAAAGTGCAAACTCCCTGGTTTGGGGCCGGAGTCGGGATGAATATTGCCTGGCGCTTTCTGCTCACCCCTGAGAATAAAATCTTCTTTGTGGCAATTGATCTCCTCGCCTCACCCAAGGAACTGTTAAACCTGTCCCGTTAA
- a CDS encoding fatty acid desaturase has product MQQNLGGLFVAIGLIGLWFSSFGLTLMMPLDQVSPVLIGAAVWGRTFLHTGLFITAHDAIHASSFPQEHQWLKVWIGRIAVGLYAFLPYDQCCRNHWQHHAAPGQVGDPDFHNGVDVYLVQWYRKFIGEYLSGGQLLIFGGLSLGIGLMLHFWFQVAWLNLVLFWGLPLILSSWQLFYFGTYLPHRQGPLPRPETNNLALFPARPVNKFQQTSWLMYSFLSCYHFGTFHLQHHQAPHIPWYRLPLVRTEPETVARTTNTVSQ; this is encoded by the coding sequence ATGCAACAAAATTTAGGTGGGTTATTTGTCGCAATTGGCCTGATTGGTCTTTGGTTCAGTAGCTTCGGCTTGACCCTAATGATGCCTCTTGATCAGGTCTCACCCGTTTTGATTGGCGCGGCTGTTTGGGGGCGGACATTCTTGCATACAGGCCTATTTATTACAGCCCATGACGCAATTCACGCTAGTTCTTTCCCCCAAGAGCATCAGTGGCTTAAGGTCTGGATTGGGCGCATTGCGGTTGGTTTATATGCCTTTTTGCCCTATGACCAATGCTGTCGTAATCACTGGCAACATCATGCTGCTCCAGGCCAGGTTGGCGACCCAGATTTTCACAATGGGGTTGATGTGTATTTGGTGCAGTGGTACCGAAAATTTATTGGCGAATACCTATCCGGTGGGCAACTGCTGATTTTCGGGGGGCTGAGTCTGGGAATTGGCTTAATGTTACATTTCTGGTTTCAGGTAGCCTGGCTAAACTTGGTATTGTTTTGGGGTTTACCCCTGATTCTGAGTTCATGGCAGTTATTTTACTTTGGGACTTATCTCCCCCATCGCCAGGGGCCCCTGCCCAGGCCAGAAACCAATAACCTTGCCCTCTTCCCCGCCAGGCCAGTTAATAAGTTCCAGCAAACCTCCTGGCTGATGTACTCTTTTCTTTCCTGCTATCACTTTGGCACCTTTCATCTGCAACACCACCAGGCTCCCCATATCCCTTGGTATCGTCTACCCTTAGTCCGTACTGAGCCAGAAACGGTTGCCAGGACGACAAACACCGTTAGCCAATAA
- a CDS encoding LON peptidase substrate-binding domain-containing protein, with product MAFSSIAVRELPLFPLPEVVLFPGRPLPLHIFEFRYRIMMNTILEEDRRFGVLMWDQQSGRPANVGCCAEVLRYERLPDDRMVIECLGQQRFRVLDYVREKPYRVGLVEWIEDEPVVEDLAPLGLEVRQLLEDVVRLSSKLTEQSIQLPPDLPQLPRELSFWIASNFHGVAGEQQKLLEMQITAERLQREAEILTTTRNHLAARTVLKDTFNA from the coding sequence ATGGCGTTTTCATCCATTGCTGTGCGTGAATTGCCCCTGTTTCCCCTGCCGGAAGTTGTCCTATTTCCCGGTCGCCCCCTACCACTCCACATTTTTGAGTTTCGCTACCGGATTATGATGAACACCATTCTCGAGGAGGATCGCCGCTTTGGGGTTTTAATGTGGGATCAACAATCGGGTCGCCCGGCCAATGTGGGTTGCTGTGCGGAGGTTCTCCGTTATGAACGATTACCTGATGATCGCATGGTGATTGAGTGTCTAGGGCAGCAACGGTTTCGAGTTTTAGATTATGTCCGGGAAAAGCCCTATCGGGTTGGCCTGGTGGAGTGGATTGAAGATGAGCCAGTTGTTGAGGATTTAGCTCCCCTGGGCCTGGAGGTGCGGCAGTTACTCGAGGATGTGGTGCGTTTATCTTCCAAACTAACCGAGCAGAGTATTCAACTCCCCCCCGATCTACCCCAACTCCCGCGGGAACTATCCTTCTGGATTGCCAGTAATTTTCATGGCGTGGCTGGGGAGCAACAAAAACTCTTAGAAATGCAAATCACTGCGGAACGATTACAACGAGAAGCCGAGATTTTGACCACAACCCGGAATCATTTGGCAGCCCGCACTGTTCTCAAAGATACTTTTAACGCCTAA
- a CDS encoding ion channel encodes MTRSIVGQTNTPLTPDGRIRIPRRGAPSPLADPYHLLLSISWPIFFVFAVSLFFLVNCLFAELYLLGGNCISNSRPGHFGDAFFFSVQTIGTVGYGVMAPVTDYAHIVVSVEVLTGLLGFAIMTGLVFSRFARPTARVLFSQAALIANHNGVPTLMFRMANQRGSHILEAQIKLAALLNEVTQEGESLRRFYNLPLIRHQSPVFGLTWLALHPITADSPIAAISPEWMEKYSLSLLVTLTGVDETLVNNIHARHAYLPERILWGQRFEDVLVRNRQGQLYLDLRRFHQTRPDLSSPPLV; translated from the coding sequence TTGACGAGGAGCATTGTCGGTCAAACCAATACGCCCTTAACTCCCGATGGCAGAATTCGGATTCCTCGCCGCGGGGCACCCTCTCCCTTGGCAGATCCCTATCATCTGCTACTGTCTATTTCCTGGCCGATCTTTTTTGTTTTTGCCGTCAGTTTGTTTTTTCTGGTCAATTGTCTGTTTGCTGAACTATATCTTTTGGGGGGAAATTGTATTAGCAATTCCCGGCCGGGACACTTTGGCGATGCCTTTTTCTTTAGTGTGCAAACGATTGGTACTGTTGGCTATGGGGTCATGGCTCCAGTCACCGACTATGCCCATATTGTGGTTTCGGTGGAGGTATTAACGGGATTATTGGGTTTTGCCATCATGACAGGCCTGGTTTTTTCCCGTTTTGCTCGCCCCACCGCTCGAGTTCTCTTCAGTCAAGCTGCTTTGATTGCAAATCACAATGGTGTGCCAACTTTAATGTTTCGGATGGCGAATCAACGGGGGAGTCATATCCTCGAGGCCCAAATAAAATTAGCTGCTCTTCTCAATGAAGTCACCCAAGAAGGAGAAAGTCTGCGCCGCTTTTATAATTTGCCCCTGATTCGCCATCAATCGCCAGTGTTTGGTCTCACTTGGTTGGCTCTTCACCCGATTACCGCTGATAGCCCCATCGCTGCCATTAGCCCGGAGTGGATGGAAAAATATAGCCTATCTTTGCTAGTGACCTTAACGGGTGTTGATGAAACCCTGGTCAATAATATTCATGCTCGCCACGCCTACTTACCAGAACGGATTCTCTGGGGGCAACGTTTTGAAGATGTTTTAGTCCGCAATCGCCAAGGACAGTTGTACTTGGACTTACGCCGCTTCCACCAAACTCGCCCGGATTTGAGCAGTCCCCCACTGGTCTGA
- the ispE gene encoding 4-(cytidine 5'-diphospho)-2-C-methyl-D-erythritol kinase codes for MYRLIAPAKINLFLQIVGDYLPDPRYHELVMVMQAITLADGISLSPLSQEVIVLTCDHPQVPTNSHNLAYKAAALMQSQFPGQGGIEIHIDKRIPIGAGLAGGSADAAAVLVGLDILWDLGLTQGELQGLGGQLGADVPFCIGGGTALALGRGDDLTPLPDLDHVVLLLGKFTNISVSTPWAYQTYRQTYGASYAQTPVQQEKKRQQGGSRELLQALSQKDIPTLAQALHNDFEAIVLPEYPLVAQLRQAFVDAGAMAAMMSGSGPTVFAIAESQGQAETIKTQVQGQFADQGLDIWLAQTCPHGVRLVAQA; via the coding sequence GTGTATCGTCTGATTGCCCCTGCCAAAATTAATCTGTTTTTACAAATTGTGGGTGACTATCTCCCAGACCCCCGCTACCACGAACTCGTCATGGTAATGCAGGCTATAACCTTGGCGGATGGAATTAGCCTCAGCCCCCTGTCTCAAGAAGTGATTGTTCTCACCTGTGATCATCCCCAAGTTCCGACTAACTCCCATAATTTGGCCTACAAAGCTGCGGCCCTGATGCAATCCCAGTTTCCCGGCCAAGGGGGGATTGAGATTCATATTGATAAACGAATTCCGATTGGGGCGGGCCTGGCGGGGGGGTCTGCGGATGCGGCGGCTGTCCTGGTGGGTCTGGATATTTTGTGGGATTTAGGCTTAACCCAAGGCGAATTACAAGGCCTGGGTGGGCAGTTGGGGGCCGATGTCCCATTCTGTATTGGTGGAGGTACAGCCTTGGCCTTGGGGCGGGGGGACGATCTTACACCCTTGCCGGATTTAGACCATGTCGTGCTATTACTGGGCAAGTTCACCAACATCAGTGTTTCGACACCCTGGGCCTATCAAACCTATCGCCAGACCTATGGAGCTAGTTATGCCCAGACACCAGTCCAGCAGGAAAAAAAACGACAACAAGGCGGCTCTCGGGAACTGCTCCAGGCCCTGAGTCAGAAAGATATTCCCACCTTGGCCCAGGCCCTCCATAACGATTTTGAAGCGATTGTTTTGCCTGAATATCCCTTAGTTGCCCAATTACGCCAGGCCTTTGTTGATGCTGGGGCCATGGCCGCGATGATGTCCGGTTCGGGGCCGACCGTTTTTGCCATTGCCGAATCTCAAGGGCAAGCCGAAACTATCAAAACTCAGGTACAAGGGCAATTTGCGGATCAGGGCCTGGATATTTGGCTGGCTCAGACTTGTCCCCATGGGGTGCGGTTGGTGGCCCAGGCCTAA
- a CDS encoding WD40 repeat domain-containing protein produces the protein MNKKFWTKFALGFAFGLGMVGGLPAFAPLPATSTPLLLSRRNPQAKLEVIKQFQGHQLTGEAIIQIHYSRDGRYLLSTATDGLAKIWSANGDLVRELAGQPIAMLFNGQFNQDATQIVTASYDGTVRIWNFSGQALKELRGHTSGATDVRFLGPGVVSSSDDGSIKFWSMDGTAWSTLTRPGVSRNMDLSPNRDLIAVTQDIGTITLLNPKAEVVKTIQTGQGRLNSVNFSADGQRLVTAGFDGTARVFNLDGRELLKLKVLEKGWVTGAAFSRDNLIATVSDDGVLRLWDVQGTLLDSYNPNLERLGSVAFHPNGQDLAVAAYHGTIILLKLNN, from the coding sequence GTGAATAAAAAGTTCTGGACTAAATTCGCCTTAGGGTTTGCCTTTGGCCTGGGAATGGTGGGGGGGCTACCTGCTTTTGCCCCATTGCCGGCCACCTCAACCCCGCTACTACTGAGTCGGCGCAACCCCCAGGCCAAGTTAGAAGTCATAAAGCAGTTTCAGGGCCATCAACTGACAGGGGAAGCCATTATTCAAATTCATTACAGTCGGGATGGGCGATACCTACTTTCTACAGCTACCGATGGCCTGGCTAAAATTTGGTCGGCCAATGGCGACTTAGTGCGAGAACTGGCGGGCCAACCCATCGCTATGCTTTTTAACGGTCAATTCAACCAGGATGCAACTCAGATAGTGACGGCCAGCTATGACGGGACGGTGCGGATCTGGAACTTCTCAGGCCAGGCCTTAAAAGAACTGCGCGGCCATACTTCCGGGGCCACGGATGTCCGATTTTTGGGGCCAGGGGTGGTTTCCAGTTCCGATGATGGCAGTATTAAATTTTGGTCAATGGACGGAACCGCTTGGTCAACCCTAACCCGGCCTGGGGTGAGCCGCAATATGGATCTGTCTCCCAATCGTGACTTAATTGCTGTCACTCAAGACATTGGCACCATTACATTGCTCAATCCTAAGGCTGAGGTTGTCAAGACCATTCAGACTGGCCAGGGACGCTTAAATAGTGTCAACTTTAGTGCGGATGGTCAACGCTTAGTTACGGCTGGATTTGACGGCACAGCCAGGGTATTTAACTTAGATGGTAGAGAGCTTCTCAAACTCAAAGTCCTAGAAAAAGGCTGGGTCACTGGAGCCGCTTTTAGCCGCGATAACTTAATTGCCACCGTTTCAGATGACGGAGTTTTACGGCTTTGGGACGTTCAAGGAACCTTACTCGACAGCTACAATCCCAACTTGGAACGCTTAGGCAGTGTTGCATTTCATCCCAATGGCCAGGATCTAGCCGTAGCGGCCTACCACGGGACTATTATTTTGCTCAAACTCAATAACTAA